The Acidobacteriota bacterium genome contains a region encoding:
- a CDS encoding carboxypeptidase regulatory-like domain-containing protein, which yields MRRSAWVLVVVAAFLLIGPQYAMAQNAQVTGSAKDQSGGVVPGATVTAKNTETGLVRTATSDATGKYRLPALPPGTYTVAIELQGFNPETRPGILLVIDQTASIDFTLKPASIAESVTVTTESPIVDTTVSTVSTSVSNAQIQSLPVASRRWIDLAMLTPGTSQDNIRGTFYRGNVNVGAGTREYSNGFVVDGVNNTWAEMGEPRQNFAMDSIREFKVSTSNYKAEYGLATGGMVTVVSKSGTNQLHGSGLVFFRDKSLTSTAYFEQLQDGSNGPKVTSTNGKPDFRRFQYGGTFGGPIIKNKTHFFVAYEGTQEKQYMTVYTGGIWPGEDRSYLSKQTRWTYTAKIDHQLSSTQSLFLRVAQENEYRPIITAGGRTTPSAAYDFAVPRDSAVLGHTWVMGARALNDFRFQYAFSKYEVAPPYSHGSWAPADFTARLPLCTPVYSYPSITFGGCGNAQMGPETRWEIKDDFSYLLASGGGRHQLKAGFDASWIPFEADNMGSPYGSWTFPKDKVYDPNDSTTWPSSYTNTLPTYANILTKHISVYVQDDWSARNGLTFNLGLRYDRQIGSFNEDLPGLLGKIADKLGPGFGYTVPISPWQDGWQKRGDFNNFGPRVGVAWDPTGNGETNVHAGYGMFYDNMRTLNNFGELTWPQGKTINIQKPSFPDPFQGKSRDAFLSTAPATITVYDNKTPNPFAHQFDVGFTRMLGRDIGVTADLLMVYRYSDQETIDANLPATPFVTTSKPYPQYNRVNYRVPTADNTYKAFLLKVDKRMNHRYQYMVSYTLSKAEDINSTSSLADRYGYVKLARAGSADRRHRLVVSGVVQLPLDVQLSAIGDFRSSLPFSPSSSYDLNGDGYSSDLPAGVLPGSGCRSLNLDAINAFRATKGLAAVSADTISCAQYANVDLRLSKFFTFGASHRVEVIAQLFNVLNRANFGTATGSITSALFGQPTGMAGNINAPSRQVELALRYQF from the coding sequence ATGCGAAGGTCGGCGTGGGTACTCGTCGTGGTCGCGGCATTCCTGCTAATCGGGCCTCAATACGCGATGGCGCAGAACGCTCAGGTGACCGGCTCGGCCAAGGACCAGAGCGGCGGCGTGGTGCCCGGGGCCACGGTGACGGCCAAGAACACGGAAACGGGTCTCGTCCGGACAGCGACCTCGGACGCGACCGGCAAGTACCGGCTGCCGGCGCTCCCGCCGGGAACGTACACCGTCGCAATCGAGCTGCAGGGGTTCAATCCTGAAACGCGGCCTGGCATCCTTCTGGTGATCGACCAGACGGCCTCGATCGATTTCACCCTCAAACCCGCCTCGATTGCCGAGTCTGTGACGGTCACCACCGAGTCACCGATTGTCGACACCACCGTTTCGACCGTGTCGACCAGCGTGTCAAACGCGCAAATCCAGTCTCTTCCGGTTGCGTCCCGCCGATGGATCGATCTGGCCATGCTGACGCCCGGCACCTCGCAGGACAATATCCGCGGCACCTTCTATCGGGGCAACGTCAACGTGGGAGCCGGGACCCGCGAGTACTCAAACGGCTTCGTGGTCGACGGCGTCAACAACACCTGGGCCGAGATGGGCGAGCCGCGCCAGAACTTCGCGATGGACTCGATTCGCGAGTTCAAGGTATCCACGTCGAACTACAAGGCGGAGTACGGCCTCGCGACCGGCGGCATGGTCACCGTCGTGTCCAAGTCGGGAACCAATCAGCTGCACGGCTCTGGCCTGGTGTTCTTTCGCGACAAGTCGCTCACATCGACTGCCTACTTCGAGCAACTGCAGGACGGATCCAACGGGCCGAAAGTGACGTCCACCAACGGCAAGCCGGATTTTCGCCGGTTCCAGTACGGCGGCACGTTCGGCGGTCCGATCATCAAGAACAAGACCCACTTCTTCGTGGCGTACGAGGGCACGCAGGAAAAGCAGTACATGACGGTCTACACGGGAGGGATCTGGCCCGGCGAGGATCGCTCCTACCTGAGCAAGCAGACCCGCTGGACCTACACCGCCAAGATCGATCACCAGCTCAGCTCGACCCAGAGCCTGTTCCTCCGGGTGGCCCAGGAGAACGAGTACCGGCCGATCATCACGGCAGGCGGCCGGACCACGCCGAGCGCGGCTTACGACTTCGCAGTACCGCGTGATTCGGCGGTCCTCGGGCACACCTGGGTCATGGGCGCGAGGGCGCTCAACGACTTCCGCTTCCAGTACGCGTTTTCGAAGTATGAGGTGGCGCCGCCCTACAGCCATGGCAGCTGGGCGCCGGCCGACTTCACCGCGCGCCTGCCGCTTTGCACGCCCGTTTACAGCTACCCCTCGATCACGTTCGGCGGCTGCGGCAACGCGCAGATGGGACCGGAGACCCGCTGGGAGATCAAGGACGACTTTTCGTACCTGCTGGCCAGCGGGGGTGGCCGGCACCAGTTGAAGGCCGGCTTCGACGCCAGCTGGATCCCGTTCGAAGCCGACAACATGGGATCGCCGTACGGCAGCTGGACGTTCCCGAAGGACAAGGTCTACGACCCGAACGATTCGACCACCTGGCCTTCCAGCTATACCAACACGCTGCCGACCTACGCCAACATCCTCACCAAGCACATCTCCGTCTATGTGCAGGACGATTGGAGCGCGAGGAACGGTTTGACCTTCAACCTCGGGCTCCGCTACGACAGGCAGATCGGGTCGTTCAACGAAGACCTGCCCGGCCTGCTGGGGAAGATCGCAGACAAGCTCGGCCCGGGATTCGGCTACACCGTTCCCATCAGCCCGTGGCAGGACGGCTGGCAGAAGCGCGGCGACTTCAACAACTTCGGACCCCGCGTCGGAGTCGCGTGGGACCCGACGGGCAACGGCGAGACCAACGTCCATGCCGGGTATGGCATGTTCTATGACAACATGCGGACGCTCAACAACTTCGGCGAGTTGACGTGGCCGCAGGGCAAGACGATCAACATTCAGAAGCCGTCATTCCCGGACCCCTTCCAGGGCAAATCGCGTGACGCATTCCTCTCGACCGCCCCTGCGACCATCACGGTCTACGACAACAAGACGCCGAACCCGTTTGCCCATCAGTTCGACGTGGGCTTTACCCGGATGCTCGGCCGGGATATCGGCGTTACGGCCGACCTGCTGATGGTCTACCGGTACTCGGATCAGGAGACGATCGACGCCAACTTGCCCGCCACGCCGTTTGTCACGACCAGCAAGCCGTACCCGCAGTACAACCGCGTCAATTATCGCGTGCCGACCGCGGACAATACGTACAAGGCGTTCCTGCTCAAGGTCGACAAGCGGATGAACCACCGCTATCAGTACATGGTGTCCTATACGCTCAGCAAGGCTGAGGACATCAACAGCACGTCCTCGTTGGCTGATCGCTACGGCTACGTGAAGCTGGCGCGAGCCGGTTCGGCGGATCGCCGCCATCGTCTGGTGGTCAGCGGCGTCGTTCAACTACCGTTGGACGTGCAGCTCTCGGCCATTGGTGATTTCCGCAGCAGCCTCCCGTTCAGCCCAAGCAGCTCGTACGACTTGAACGGGGATGGCTACAGCAGCGATCTGCCGGCGGGGGTGTTGCCGGGCAGCGGATGTCGCTCGCTGAACCTGGACGCGATCAATGCGTTCAGAGCGACCAAGGGCCTTGCGGCCGTGTCGGCCGACACGATCTCGTGCGCGCAATACGCCAACGTCGACCTTCGGCTCTCGAAGTTCTTCACGTTCGGTGCGTCACACCGCGTCGAGGTGATCGCCCAGCTGTTCAACGTCCTCAACCGCGCGAACTTCGGGACGGCGACCGGCAGCATCACATCCGCGCTGTTCGGCCAGCCCACGGGGATGGCCGGGAATATCAATGCCCCGTCACGCCAGGTGGAGTTGGCGTTGCGGTACCAGTTCTGA
- a CDS encoding M14 family zinc carboxypeptidase: MLKRIAAAGCVLALVITGAVQVRGRTAVGARAPELERLGSLFDLARGAVRDTNADGLADSVVARVIVPATPAIEDIEAATNIAGRLGFETTAMTLPLVVRDDQVADASAIDLPIFVGRDNAFVKKLAEAGAIDLKALKPGQGLVSVVQSPGGGHDGIIIVGGDGAGTLAAAVELAARLPRLWTMSGVTLTGIEQQAAQYMKASGLAVSRAAVVAMVVDSDRRGIASVTVNLHVKGTDAARAVKLLEALDLAHRRGQLPGMLNFAEAATTLVAVVADGKTAGRASVRRSGLNGRTLTPPVDPEEFMPDPAAASSAGGGRGAGGGGAAGAAGAAAPTGTSSAQSGSGAASGAAAAPEGGGAGGGVAAVPVTAKLFDLSNTYSNDGWFGDAFVDLIPDRTETTLVLGNAQDSLGAAHIAARLGLESTGISLPITKTDDKVRDPAREPSPILIGRTNTYVQQLVKIGRARLDDLQPGQGTIQIVPRAFGVATATVVAGADQAGTDAASLYLARRAPYLWDIARGAFSYDDLITEATRFLGGKSGAGQAAQAVQELGSLLDGLKGKKVETLDAKLYLEKGDAAFAKYLAGQATQALPGAKVNVTSQGVTDPVPVFEDKPEIPWEVDEFWAKFKADVLPKVKAGSTVDLEVRLSEPPEIRKSLVEQAQAELTKAGAVKPRVKVLSAYKQGYLWLTEQVIPELKGKGGRSVHIKVLTHKPDFTKKYKFYMVPSRWLQELFPVDEVFERDLGIRKDAFTMELVDDQKDIYAVEVADGAGKIVYRGTFNPKFVEREYLDKFPGWANVEVTTGWISATVNGQSAVDARIATDPERLWDYYQAKVLPKVYDHVMKVTAGRPTTDKQPFFRDLDIEVWMSEPDFRIGVDEEQISSLESLHEDLYFVTLDFFSAMGRTITRQRIGAPGKILPIIHPSRSGKPGSARILYAANAATAPRLEVTYKEKDGEKPVSVTRPLGRIDTTAPQALRAVVRNDRVSEIELQVEAGNDREAARAADALDGLARLHAAGLYREALSFDHVDGVAIAIGIKEIRTRRVIKNTGSTLPSNIRTAQQKPALPVVTWDHVISPDEAEDIVKKLSAYPEVKAYRVGQSYRGRDMSVMEVTLPTPSELVSVTKLTAYKPTIFMMGRQHANEVSSTSHILRLAELLATDPKYRDILKKVNVILDPVMNPDGAQIAFDLQKLTPNHMLHAGRYSALGMDVTSRQNNLLPEAEVEGQIWREWLPDIYLNPHGYPSHEWVQQFSGYVSPQFRAYWTSRGWYTMISGLRDPRYPDIPEATAALREAVVRDVSGNADVRAMDLRAQARYLRWANGFGTHVYNIQVYKDTTIFFSDPESGELRGSRRAPATPQAGQSAQGGGRRGTMGSFPQVTFNSGMTEAPDETAQGPWLNLVTKAGFSFLMAHVTYLQDGHYKIERIEEAGQRDGSTLTVLRVRPVMPGRTPAVAGAPRKAAPTDAR; the protein is encoded by the coding sequence GTGCTCAAGCGAATTGCGGCGGCTGGTTGCGTTCTCGCCCTCGTCATCACAGGTGCCGTCCAGGTCCGCGGCAGGACCGCCGTGGGGGCGCGGGCCCCGGAACTGGAACGGCTGGGGTCGTTGTTTGACCTGGCGCGGGGGGCAGTGCGCGACACGAACGCAGACGGCCTCGCCGACAGCGTCGTGGCCCGGGTGATCGTGCCCGCAACACCCGCGATTGAGGATATCGAGGCCGCCACCAACATCGCGGGGCGTCTTGGTTTCGAGACGACGGCGATGACGCTGCCGCTCGTCGTGCGGGACGATCAAGTCGCCGACGCCAGCGCGATTGATCTTCCAATCTTCGTCGGGCGCGACAACGCGTTCGTGAAGAAACTGGCCGAGGCGGGCGCCATCGACCTCAAGGCGCTCAAGCCCGGACAGGGCCTGGTCAGCGTGGTCCAGTCCCCAGGCGGCGGCCACGACGGCATCATCATCGTCGGTGGCGACGGCGCCGGAACGCTGGCGGCTGCCGTGGAACTGGCGGCGCGGCTGCCTCGGCTGTGGACCATGTCAGGGGTGACACTGACGGGCATTGAACAGCAGGCGGCGCAGTACATGAAGGCCAGCGGCCTCGCCGTCTCGCGTGCGGCCGTCGTCGCGATGGTGGTTGACAGCGACCGGCGCGGCATCGCCTCGGTCACAGTCAACCTGCACGTCAAAGGGACCGACGCGGCGCGCGCGGTCAAGCTGCTCGAGGCGCTCGATCTCGCGCACCGGCGCGGGCAGCTGCCCGGCATGCTCAACTTCGCCGAAGCGGCGACCACCCTTGTCGCCGTGGTCGCCGATGGCAAGACGGCGGGCCGGGCCTCCGTGCGCCGCTCCGGCCTCAATGGCCGCACGCTGACCCCACCGGTCGATCCTGAGGAATTCATGCCTGACCCCGCGGCCGCGTCCTCCGCAGGCGGCGGGCGCGGAGCCGGAGGTGGAGGTGCCGCGGGAGCGGCCGGAGCCGCAGCGCCCACTGGAACCTCGAGCGCGCAATCGGGAAGCGGGGCTGCCAGCGGCGCGGCGGCCGCGCCAGAGGGCGGCGGGGCAGGCGGTGGCGTCGCGGCAGTGCCGGTGACGGCCAAGTTATTCGATCTGTCAAACACGTATTCGAATGACGGCTGGTTCGGAGACGCGTTCGTCGATCTGATTCCCGACCGGACCGAAACCACGCTCGTGCTCGGCAACGCGCAGGACTCACTGGGTGCGGCGCATATCGCGGCGCGCCTTGGCCTTGAATCAACGGGCATCAGTCTGCCAATCACCAAGACGGACGACAAGGTCAGGGATCCCGCTCGCGAGCCGAGTCCCATCCTGATCGGGCGCACGAACACATACGTGCAGCAGCTCGTGAAGATCGGCAGGGCGCGGCTCGACGACCTTCAGCCCGGCCAGGGCACGATCCAGATCGTGCCCCGCGCCTTCGGCGTGGCAACGGCGACTGTCGTTGCCGGCGCCGATCAGGCCGGCACCGACGCCGCGAGTCTCTATCTGGCGCGACGGGCGCCGTACTTGTGGGACATCGCTCGCGGCGCGTTTTCCTACGATGACCTGATCACCGAAGCGACTCGCTTTCTGGGCGGGAAGAGCGGCGCGGGGCAGGCTGCGCAGGCGGTCCAGGAGCTCGGGTCCCTTCTCGACGGTCTCAAGGGCAAGAAGGTCGAAACGCTGGACGCCAAGCTGTACCTGGAGAAGGGCGACGCCGCGTTTGCGAAATACCTGGCCGGCCAGGCGACCCAGGCGCTCCCCGGAGCGAAGGTGAACGTGACCAGCCAGGGCGTCACCGATCCCGTGCCGGTCTTCGAGGACAAGCCGGAGATTCCGTGGGAGGTCGACGAGTTCTGGGCGAAGTTCAAGGCCGACGTGCTCCCCAAGGTCAAGGCCGGTTCGACCGTCGACCTCGAGGTCAGGCTCAGCGAGCCGCCCGAGATCCGCAAGTCCCTCGTGGAGCAGGCGCAAGCGGAGCTGACCAAGGCTGGGGCGGTCAAGCCTCGCGTCAAGGTGCTCTCGGCCTACAAGCAGGGCTATCTCTGGCTGACCGAACAGGTGATCCCCGAACTGAAGGGCAAGGGCGGGCGTTCGGTTCACATCAAGGTGCTGACCCACAAGCCCGACTTCACCAAGAAGTACAAGTTTTACATGGTGCCGAGCCGCTGGCTCCAGGAACTGTTTCCCGTCGACGAGGTGTTCGAACGCGATCTCGGCATCCGGAAGGACGCGTTCACGATGGAACTGGTCGACGACCAGAAGGATATCTACGCGGTCGAGGTCGCAGATGGGGCCGGCAAGATCGTGTATCGCGGCACGTTCAACCCGAAGTTCGTCGAACGCGAGTACCTCGACAAGTTCCCGGGCTGGGCAAACGTCGAGGTGACCACCGGCTGGATCTCGGCCACGGTGAACGGCCAGTCAGCCGTCGACGCGCGCATCGCGACTGATCCCGAACGGTTGTGGGACTACTACCAGGCGAAGGTTCTGCCGAAGGTGTACGACCACGTGATGAAGGTGACGGCCGGCCGGCCCACCACCGACAAGCAACCCTTCTTCCGCGACCTCGACATCGAAGTGTGGATGAGCGAGCCGGACTTCCGGATTGGTGTCGACGAAGAACAGATTTCGTCGCTCGAGTCGCTCCACGAGGATCTCTACTTCGTCACGCTGGACTTCTTCAGCGCCATGGGCCGGACCATCACGCGGCAGCGGATTGGGGCGCCGGGGAAGATCCTGCCCATCATCCATCCGAGCCGTTCGGGCAAGCCCGGCTCGGCGCGAATTCTCTACGCGGCCAACGCGGCCACCGCCCCGCGGCTCGAGGTCACCTATAAGGAGAAGGACGGGGAGAAGCCGGTGTCGGTGACGCGCCCGCTCGGCCGGATCGACACGACCGCGCCCCAGGCGCTACGGGCCGTCGTCCGCAACGATCGCGTGAGCGAAATCGAGCTGCAGGTCGAAGCCGGCAACGACCGGGAGGCGGCGCGCGCCGCTGACGCGCTCGACGGTCTCGCGCGTCTCCACGCCGCTGGCTTGTATCGCGAAGCGCTGTCGTTCGATCACGTGGACGGTGTCGCGATAGCGATCGGAATCAAGGAGATCCGCACTCGGCGCGTCATCAAGAACACCGGATCGACGCTGCCGTCGAACATCCGGACGGCGCAGCAGAAGCCGGCGCTGCCCGTGGTCACGTGGGACCATGTCATCAGTCCGGACGAAGCCGAGGACATCGTCAAGAAGCTCTCGGCCTACCCCGAAGTGAAGGCCTATCGGGTTGGCCAGTCGTACCGGGGCCGCGACATGTCTGTGATGGAAGTCACGCTGCCGACGCCCAGCGAACTGGTCTCGGTGACGAAGTTGACGGCGTACAAGCCCACGATCTTCATGATGGGGCGGCAGCATGCCAACGAGGTGTCATCGACGAGCCACATCCTCCGGCTTGCTGAGCTGCTGGCGACCGATCCCAAGTACCGGGACATTCTCAAGAAGGTGAACGTCATCCTGGACCCGGTGATGAATCCGGATGGCGCGCAAATCGCGTTCGATCTGCAGAAGCTCACTCCGAATCACATGTTGCACGCCGGGCGCTACAGTGCGCTTGGCATGGACGTCACGTCGCGGCAGAACAACCTGCTGCCGGAAGCCGAGGTGGAGGGCCAGATCTGGCGCGAGTGGCTGCCCGACATCTACCTGAATCCCCACGGATACCCGTCGCACGAGTGGGTGCAGCAGTTCTCCGGCTACGTGTCGCCCCAGTTCCGCGCGTACTGGACGTCGCGGGGCTGGTACACGATGATCAGCGGCCTTCGCGACCCGCGGTACCCCGACATCCCGGAGGCGACCGCCGCGCTGCGGGAAGCGGTCGTTCGGGATGTGAGCGGCAATGCCGACGTGCGCGCCATGGATCTGCGCGCTCAGGCTCGCTACCTGCGCTGGGCGAACGGGTTCGGCACGCACGTCTACAACATTCAGGTGTACAAGGACACGACGATCTTCTTCAGCGATCCCGAATCGGGCGAGTTGCGCGGAAGCCGCCGGGCGCCGGCCACGCCCCAGGCTGGTCAGAGCGCCCAGGGAGGAGGCCGCCGGGGAACCATGGGTTCGTTCCCGCAGGTCACGTTCAACAGCGGGATGACGGAAGCGCCGGACGAAACCGCCCAGGGCCCATGGTTGAACCTGGTGACCAAGGCCGGCTTCTCGTTCCTGATGGCGCACGTGACGTACCTGCAGGACGGACACTACAAGATCGAACGCATCGAAGAGGCCGGGCAGCGCGATGGCTCGACGCTGACCGTGCTGCGCGTCAGGCCAGTGATGCCTGGGCGGACTCCTGCCGTTGCGGGGGCCCCCAGAAAGGCCGCGCCGACCGACGCCAGGTAG
- a CDS encoding LamB/YcsF family protein: MEPAATRPRIDFNCDMGESFGAYTLGLDDQIIASITSANIACGFHAGDPAWMRRTVDVAEQHGVGVGAHPGFPDLRGFGRRNLAASPSEVRDDLVYQIGALTAFTRDKRLQHVKPHGALYNMAVENDALATAICQAVVEVDPRMILVVLSGSRWIGLAQRLGLRAAREVFADRAFNADGTLVPRSKPGSVLHDAHEVIDRSLRLVTEGKVVAITGEVIELQADTICLHGDTPGAVHLAAALREAFERAGVELLPLGRLLAA, from the coding sequence ATGGAACCAGCAGCCACCCGTCCGCGCATCGATTTCAACTGCGATATGGGCGAGAGCTTCGGCGCCTACACGCTCGGGCTCGACGACCAGATCATCGCGTCGATCACTTCGGCCAACATCGCGTGCGGGTTCCACGCCGGCGATCCGGCGTGGATGCGGCGGACGGTCGACGTGGCCGAACAGCATGGTGTCGGCGTGGGCGCACATCCCGGCTTTCCGGATCTGCGCGGGTTTGGCCGGCGGAACCTCGCCGCGTCGCCGAGTGAGGTCCGCGACGACCTGGTCTATCAGATTGGCGCGCTGACCGCGTTTACGCGCGATAAGCGCCTGCAGCACGTCAAGCCGCACGGCGCGCTCTACAACATGGCCGTCGAGAACGATGCGCTGGCGACCGCGATCTGCCAGGCGGTCGTCGAAGTCGATCCGCGCATGATTCTGGTGGTGTTGTCCGGATCGCGATGGATTGGGCTCGCCCAACGCCTGGGGCTGCGAGCCGCCCGCGAGGTCTTCGCTGATCGCGCCTTCAATGCCGATGGCACGCTGGTCCCGCGGTCGAAGCCGGGTTCGGTCCTGCACGACGCCCACGAAGTGATCGACCGCAGCCTGCGCCTGGTGACAGAAGGCAAGGTGGTCGCCATCACCGGCGAAGTCATCGAACTGCAGGCCGACACGATCTGCCTGCACGGCGACACCCCCGGGGCCGTGCACCTGGCCGCCGCGCTCAGAGAGGCGTTCGAGCGCGCCGGGGTGGAACTCCTGCCCCTGGGCCGTCTGCTCGCCGCTTAG